The Desulfurococcus sp. genome has a segment encoding these proteins:
- a CDS encoding ATP-binding protein: protein MVVQVSVSGGKGGTGKSFVATNLAVLMARRGYRVVLADLDVEAPNDHILLGLKKLESEAPVEIFFPFIDYSKCTKCGVCAKVCDTGAIVMSKNTPPFILPRLCSGCKACLAACPEKAILADGRRVVGYSYSTIVEGDGFKLRLITGVLREGEEHTPPVVRVVKNRALREAEGSDLLLVDTGPGTGNHISMSIQGSRLLIAVTEATPLGLHDVKAILETAQGMKIKVWMVINRVGLGREEPLLKLAEEYSVARVFRIPYSRRAVQAYVEGRPVAIAYPDDPASKALVEIANAVEDEVSQK, encoded by the coding sequence ATGGTAGTCCAGGTTTCTGTGAGCGGGGGGAAGGGTGGTACTGGGAAGAGCTTTGTTGCTACAAACCTAGCTGTACTAATGGCTCGAAGAGGCTACCGTGTAGTTCTAGCAGACCTTGATGTTGAAGCACCAAACGACCATATACTCCTAGGCTTAAAGAAGCTTGAATCTGAAGCCCCTGTTGAAATCTTCTTCCCATTCATAGACTACTCGAAGTGCACGAAGTGTGGTGTCTGCGCTAAAGTATGTGATACAGGTGCTATAGTAATGAGTAAGAATACACCACCATTCATACTCCCCCGGCTCTGCAGCGGGTGTAAAGCTTGCCTTGCAGCCTGCCCTGAGAAAGCTATACTCGCCGACGGGAGGAGAGTGGTAGGATACAGCTACTCGACAATAGTTGAAGGAGATGGCTTCAAGCTACGCCTTATAACAGGCGTGCTGAGAGAAGGAGAAGAGCATACACCACCAGTAGTTAGAGTTGTTAAGAATAGAGCTTTAAGAGAAGCGGAAGGCAGCGACCTCCTACTAGTAGATACAGGGCCAGGGACAGGAAACCATATAAGCATGAGTATCCAGGGATCCCGGCTCCTCATAGCTGTAACTGAGGCTACCCCGCTAGGCCTCCACGATGTTAAAGCAATACTCGAGACTGCTCAAGGCATGAAGATTAAAGTCTGGATGGTTATCAATAGAGTAGGGTTAGGGAGAGAAGAACCTCTCTTAAAGCTCGCTGAAGAATACAGTGTAGCAAGAGTCTTCAGGATCCCGTATTCAAGGAGAGCAGTGCAAGCCTACGTAGAAGGACGGCCGGTGGCTATAGCATACCCTGACGACCCGGCTTCGAAAGCCCTCGTAGAGATTGCTAACGCAGTAGAAGACGAGGTCTCCCAGAAGTAG
- a CDS encoding class I SAM-dependent methyltransferase, producing the protein MVELAYSFHERLPLPRKLQSIFLIAPAQVKEEITELLKITGELRPRTLLEIGTARGGTLFLFAGVADPEALIISIDLPEGLFGGGYPEWRIPLYKSFARGKQRIVLLRRDSHDPETLREVEGILAGRKLDFLFVDGDHSYEGVRRDFEMYSPLVRKGGIIAFHDIVPGPPGNVGGVPRFWSEVKKDYKHLEIVKDWRQGGYGIGVLFV; encoded by the coding sequence ATGGTTGAGTTAGCCTATAGCTTCCACGAGAGGCTTCCCCTGCCACGCAAGCTACAGTCTATCTTCTTAATCGCCCCAGCACAGGTCAAAGAGGAGATCACTGAGCTATTAAAAATTACAGGTGAACTCAGGCCTCGGACGCTACTCGAGATTGGCACTGCGAGAGGTGGCACGCTATTCCTCTTCGCCGGTGTAGCAGACCCGGAGGCTTTGATAATTAGTATTGACCTGCCTGAAGGCCTTTTCGGCGGGGGCTACCCGGAGTGGAGGATACCCCTGTATAAGTCCTTCGCGAGGGGCAAGCAGAGGATAGTACTTCTTAGGAGGGATTCTCACGATCCAGAGACGCTTAGGGAGGTCGAGGGGATCCTGGCTGGGAGGAAGCTGGACTTCCTATTCGTAGATGGTGATCACAGCTATGAAGGTGTTAGGAGGGACTTCGAGATGTACTCCCCGCTAGTCAGGAAAGGCGGGATCATAGCTTTCCACGACATAGTTCCAGGCCCTCCTGGGAACGTGGGTGGTGTACCTAGATTTTGGAGTGAAGTAAAGAAAGACTACAAGCACCTTGAGATCGTTAAGGACTGGAGGCAAGGCGGGTATGGTATAGGTGTTCTCTTCGTGTAG
- a CDS encoding glycosyltransferase family 4 protein produces MINPRTKLNVFRVLLVTDQCISPGGITRYTRLLFKESSKKGYDVHMICYYDNAYISRYRVATKSIRTLASFFGRKLPPPFPDPVFLAYILRIVMKHRPDIIHAHGLSAITVLPVASILRIPLIVHLHDYGFICLKRDMFDLSKLMVCKKPTIRRCLRCGIAVYGFKAAILYILLKLFAQLLTRAASIFISPSEYVKNVHVRYLNKLERKIIIIPNCVSLIESKTQSTTNELLKRYGLENSEYLLYVGKISLHKGVHDLIKAFIIFKYNHLINHSTNIKLVMAGTIDKQFKPLIEKVTNVKDILILTEVTDGELNELYSNAKGIILAPRWPEVFGLTAFEAMLYKKPIIITNVGGLIEYAKLYPFLYICAPGDHTCLIKAMKEIVNSKVQNGNYQEKTVKMLNKLSSFFSCQNILDKIMKLYEALK; encoded by the coding sequence ATGATTAACCCTAGAACTAAACTTAACGTATTTAGAGTGTTATTAGTAACGGACCAGTGCATAAGCCCTGGTGGTATTACAAGATATACACGATTACTTTTCAAGGAATCGTCTAAGAAAGGCTATGATGTCCATATGATATGCTATTATGATAATGCATATATTAGTAGATACAGGGTTGCAACTAAAAGCATACGTACACTAGCGTCATTTTTTGGCAGGAAACTCCCCCCACCATTTCCAGACCCCGTGTTTCTCGCCTATATTTTACGAATTGTAATGAAGCATAGACCAGATATAATTCACGCACATGGATTATCAGCTATTACAGTACTACCTGTAGCCAGTATTCTAAGAATACCATTAATAGTGCATTTACATGATTATGGTTTTATATGTTTAAAGCGAGATATGTTCGACCTAAGCAAACTTATGGTATGCAAAAAACCAACGATAAGAAGGTGTCTTAGGTGCGGAATTGCGGTATACGGGTTTAAGGCTGCCATTCTATATATTCTCCTTAAACTATTTGCACAACTACTTACGCGAGCAGCATCAATCTTTATATCGCCCAGCGAATATGTTAAAAATGTACATGTAAGATACCTTAATAAATTAGAACGTAAAATAATTATAATACCAAATTGTGTTTCACTAATTGAATCAAAAACACAGTCAACTACTAATGAACTTCTTAAACGATATGGGCTTGAAAACTCTGAATATCTATTATATGTTGGAAAGATATCATTACATAAGGGTGTTCATGATCTCATAAAGGCTTTTATAATTTTTAAGTATAACCACTTAATAAATCATAGTACAAATATAAAGTTAGTCATGGCTGGAACAATTGATAAACAATTTAAGCCTTTGATCGAGAAGGTAACAAACGTAAAGGATATTTTAATATTAACTGAAGTAACAGATGGAGAATTAAACGAATTATATTCTAATGCGAAGGGCATTATACTAGCTCCTCGGTGGCCTGAGGTGTTTGGATTAACTGCATTTGAGGCGATGTTATATAAGAAACCTATAATTATAACCAATGTTGGCGGACTGATCGAATACGCAAAGCTATATCCGTTTCTGTATATATGCGCTCCGGGAGACCATACTTGCTTAATTAAGGCCATGAAAGAAATAGTTAACTCTAAGGTGCAAAATGGGAATTACCAGGAAAAAACTGTCAAAATGCTTAACAAGCTCTCATCTTTCTTTAGTTGCCAGAATATCCTTGATAAAATCATGAAGCTTTATGAAGCTCTCAAATAG
- a CDS encoding alkaline phosphatase family protein, whose translation MKPFVLLSIDALDFIQLLTVERDLYKKFYVNPLYTPLGFSTGLHYVALSGNSQHKMRIWTLWKLNTYPGKMLQININKWVVMWALEKLIRKRYLPVLPPDLSPYFTFEDRFDPLRPHESKLPTLIDELINHGFKIKIIIVKTLIQDIEKIVNAIFKPGFDVIVLTYSELDTLGHMRGRLTVDIRQRISNILTLLKKLDERNIPFLLYSDHGMVPVVKAIDILKIISNIDYILGIDYMISIESTLVRLWYFNRNAREVGRILREKLDFYLQDVVNSENAYIYDVPIPSKEFGDEALVLKPGIILLPSFWLPTRAIPWKVPRGMHGYICKSGKGLNYHVCGSYISNVEQASSIYDIATKVKKVLGVT comes from the coding sequence ATGAAGCCATTTGTTCTACTTTCCATTGATGCGTTAGACTTTATCCAACTATTAACCGTGGAGAGGGATTTATACAAGAAGTTTTATGTTAATCCCCTGTACACGCCTTTAGGTTTTAGTACAGGTCTACACTATGTCGCACTTAGTGGAAATAGCCAACACAAAATGAGAATATGGACATTATGGAAGCTGAACACGTATCCTGGCAAAATGTTGCAAATTAATATAAATAAATGGGTTGTAATGTGGGCATTGGAAAAACTGATCCGTAAAAGGTATTTACCAGTTCTTCCCCCAGATTTGTCGCCATATTTTACCTTTGAGGATAGATTCGATCCACTAAGACCGCATGAATCTAAACTTCCAACATTAATCGACGAGCTCATAAACCACGGATTTAAAATTAAGATAATTATAGTAAAAACCTTAATTCAAGATATTGAAAAAATCGTAAATGCTATCTTTAAGCCTGGTTTCGATGTGATTGTCCTTACATACAGTGAACTTGACACTTTAGGTCACATGCGGGGCAGATTAACAGTCGACATAAGGCAGAGAATAAGCAATATTCTCACCCTTCTAAAAAAACTTGATGAAAGAAATATACCTTTTTTGCTATACTCCGATCATGGAATGGTTCCAGTCGTAAAAGCCATAGATATACTTAAAATTATTAGTAATATTGATTATATACTCGGAATTGATTATATGATCTCTATAGAATCCACATTAGTAAGACTATGGTATTTTAACAGAAATGCGAGAGAAGTAGGGAGGATTCTTCGCGAGAAATTAGACTTCTATTTGCAAGATGTAGTTAATTCTGAAAATGCGTACATATACGATGTACCTATCCCAAGTAAGGAGTTCGGGGATGAAGCCTTGGTTCTTAAGCCTGGAATTATTTTACTACCTAGCTTCTGGTTACCCACAAGGGCGATACCATGGAAAGTTCCACGTGGTATGCACGGCTACATATGTAAAAGCGGTAAAGGTTTGAACTACCATGTTTGTGGCTCTTACATAAGCAACGTTGAACAGGCAAGTAGCATCTATGATATAGCTACTAAGGTTAAGAAAGTACTCGGAGTAACGTAA
- a CDS encoding glycosyltransferase: protein MNTSLLVATALILAIVHFTVPLAYYLYLKRWLNKPWDLKVDYNYTPKITIILPTYNEAGLIQGKLDDIYAQDYPRDRIEVLVVDSASSDGTPRLVEEWAGRHRDLNVKLIVESERRGKAHALNNALKHASSDSEIIVVTDADSWWLQRDALRRITAYLSDPRVGAVSCLKKPEREGPGGVEEGYRGFYNTVRLAESKLYSTPVFHGELEAFRKKLLVEAGGFPLDLGSDDSHTATRIAVRGWRTIIAGDVVCVEKTPLKEYLWWRVRRAQHLIQHFMRTLGMIRRAPGGFKSILAVESYLHLVNPWILLVALILLVASIIAGGRLALIVLLLSMLLLAYKPYRTWITTQAILVIAAVRNLYTKDIIWEKQEK, encoded by the coding sequence TTGAATACAAGCCTCCTAGTCGCCACAGCCCTAATACTAGCAATCGTGCACTTTACTGTGCCTTTAGCCTACTACCTGTATCTTAAGAGGTGGCTTAACAAGCCATGGGATTTAAAGGTTGACTACAACTACACACCTAAGATCACTATCATACTGCCGACGTATAATGAAGCTGGGTTGATTCAAGGTAAGCTTGATGATATTTATGCTCAGGATTACCCGAGGGATAGAATTGAGGTTTTAGTAGTGGATTCTGCTAGTAGTGATGGAACACCAAGGCTTGTGGAGGAGTGGGCTGGGAGGCACAGGGACTTGAATGTTAAGCTTATCGTGGAGTCTGAGAGGAGGGGTAAGGCTCATGCTTTGAATAACGCGTTGAAGCATGCTTCGAGTGATAGTGAGATTATAGTTGTAACAGATGCTGACTCATGGTGGCTTCAACGGGATGCTTTAAGGAGGATTACAGCTTACTTATCTGATCCTCGTGTCGGTGCTGTTTCATGCTTAAAGAAGCCTGAGAGAGAGGGGCCGGGTGGTGTTGAAGAGGGGTATAGAGGGTTCTATAATACTGTGAGGCTTGCTGAAAGCAAGCTATACTCGACGCCAGTATTCCATGGTGAGCTTGAAGCATTCAGGAAGAAGCTTCTAGTGGAGGCTGGAGGATTCCCACTAGACTTAGGCTCAGATGATAGTCATACTGCTACTAGGATAGCTGTTAGAGGCTGGAGGACTATTATAGCAGGAGATGTAGTCTGCGTTGAGAAAACTCCCTTGAAAGAATATTTATGGTGGAGGGTTAGGAGAGCCCAGCACTTAATCCAGCACTTCATGAGAACTCTAGGGATGATTAGGAGGGCGCCGGGGGGCTTTAAGAGTATACTAGCTGTTGAATCCTACCTCCACCTAGTAAACCCGTGGATACTACTCGTAGCCTTAATCCTGCTAGTAGCTTCAATAATAGCTGGAGGCAGGCTTGCACTAATAGTATTATTACTCAGCATGCTACTACTAGCATACAAACCCTATAGAACATGGATTACAACACAAGCAATACTAGTAATAGCAGCAGTAAGAAACCTATACACAAAAGATATAATCTGGGAGAAACAGGAGAAATAA
- a CDS encoding glycosyltransferase family 2 protein, whose product MTSLIKPPRACALILTFNSISRHGSLVFKAINSILSARSVDKVIVVDNNSTDSTIQSIEEEFGNDIKIFKLKHNYGYAGAHSLVSKLIKQTCRYVIILNDDYIVDPEGIEDILRVIIEREDLAIAQGINLSLEGGERVLDAGAFIDIHGNVIRRCGGLKLDECPPEPSYISLANGACMVVKLDKVLKLRESLFCRNYFMYAEDDELSLYLWSHGFKVVSVPVVAGFHKQGHLSNFSYIYLFRNRMLNIHHYYVGVLHSMKPLIILRYLARAISLPPPSSKHATRGLIAYLDYLLKKKRNIECAYNRGPYYPLILAPRSIRTCAKSFIPITRFMTDYINEISSLTLNDNMLKQSANLYIIRV is encoded by the coding sequence ATGACATCTTTAATAAAACCTCCTAGAGCATGTGCATTGATATTAACTTTTAACAGTATAAGTAGGCATGGCTCACTTGTCTTTAAAGCTATAAACTCGATTTTATCCGCGAGAAGCGTGGATAAGGTCATAGTAGTTGATAATAACTCAACTGATTCAACAATACAAAGCATAGAAGAAGAATTTGGTAATGATATAAAAATTTTTAAGTTAAAGCATAACTATGGTTACGCTGGAGCACACTCCTTGGTTAGCAAATTAATTAAACAAACTTGTAGGTATGTTATTATACTGAACGATGATTACATTGTTGACCCTGAAGGAATAGAAGATATATTACGTGTTATAATAGAAAGAGAAGATCTTGCTATAGCACAGGGAATAAACCTATCGCTCGAAGGAGGAGAGCGTGTACTCGATGCAGGAGCTTTTATCGATATTCATGGCAACGTGATAAGAAGATGCGGGGGGCTGAAACTTGATGAATGCCCACCTGAACCTAGCTATATTTCACTAGCAAATGGTGCATGCATGGTAGTAAAACTGGATAAGGTATTAAAGCTAAGAGAAAGCTTATTTTGTAGAAATTACTTTATGTACGCTGAAGATGACGAACTAAGCTTATACTTATGGTCTCACGGTTTTAAAGTAGTATCCGTCCCCGTTGTAGCAGGATTTCATAAACAAGGCCATCTAAGCAACTTTTCATACATTTATCTATTTCGCAATAGAATGTTAAATATTCATCATTATTATGTAGGCGTATTGCATTCTATGAAGCCATTGATCATTCTTAGATATCTCGCAAGAGCGATATCTCTGCCCCCTCCATCCAGTAAGCATGCGACCAGAGGACTAATTGCTTACCTGGATTATTTACTTAAGAAGAAAAGAAATATCGAGTGCGCATATAACAGAGGGCCATATTACCCTCTAATATTAGCCCCTCGCAGTATCAGAACTTGTGCAAAAAGCTTTATACCTATAACTCGATTTATGACTGATTACATCAACGAGATTAGTAGCCTTACTTTAAATGACAATATGTTAAAACAAAGTGCAAATCTATACATAATTCGTGTCTAG
- a CDS encoding FkbM family methyltransferase yields the protein MKFLRRYFKYRDSKLAYKLGEYLLRALPLPKWVVVRTRYGYLLFPKDFRIFSMTLDLIEPEIQDTLEAWLKEADVFIDIGAAEGYYILKAHKLNPHAVKIAIEPDPVAFSILKANLAINSILKDSVIVLDVACADEEKKVAIASCLSNTQTERLAKPLDKILEELKIELSKRSLILIDVEGAGEKVVLGGINTLKRFHPRIIMELHRGEENVENILKSLAYTVSKPSRHFIIAEWQGQ from the coding sequence TTGAAATTCCTCCGCAGATACTTCAAATATAGGGATTCAAAACTAGCATATAAGCTTGGTGAGTATTTACTAAGGGCACTTCCATTGCCCAAGTGGGTTGTAGTTAGGACGCGGTATGGCTACCTCTTGTTCCCCAAGGACTTTAGAATATTCTCCATGACCTTAGATTTAATTGAGCCCGAAATACAGGATACTTTGGAGGCCTGGCTGAAGGAAGCTGATGTATTTATAGATATTGGAGCAGCTGAGGGATATTATATTTTAAAAGCTCATAAATTAAATCCCCATGCAGTGAAGATAGCTATAGAGCCAGACCCTGTAGCATTCAGCATCCTGAAAGCTAACTTGGCAATAAACAGTATACTGAAAGATTCTGTGATAGTATTAGACGTTGCGTGCGCCGATGAAGAAAAGAAAGTAGCAATAGCATCTTGTCTCTCCAACACGCAGACAGAACGTTTAGCGAAACCACTCGACAAAATCCTTGAGGAACTCAAGATTGAACTAAGTAAGAGAAGCCTTATACTAATTGATGTTGAGGGAGCCGGCGAGAAAGTAGTTCTTGGAGGGATTAACACGCTGAAGCGTTTTCACCCGAGAATAATCATGGAGCTTCATCGTGGAGAAGAAAATGTTGAGAACATATTAAAAAGCTTAGCCTATACAGTTAGCAAACCATCAAGGCACTTTATAATAGCTGAGTGGCAAGGACAATGA
- a CDS encoding glycosyltransferase family 4 protein gives MISQYGIFPIRIGGVEKFTYNILSRICQDKRFECILVIPKEERINQDILRASLRRYNILVLPVKTIPYRLFKLLPAYILYLISIPVWTIIIVKSLVKFKPHIIHIHNITDVAIAAMLVKLLMKLIGYSEIPLFITTAHGRDLVMWLIKRRTFTSLLNEVVQRLCSNILDYLVFTNPLTFIYAKKWNIAEKASIIPPCVAIDANVHKVKEIDRRDVLHKKSLIFLCVSRIDKEKNIDNLLFAFSKLIKYLRYESKTFTYTHPKNIKLIIAGSGPLLRDMKELALKLGLIENVIFWGNVSEQMLEFLYKTADCVVIPSAYEGFSMTLVEALAYGVPIIAYRYLPAVVMISQDFRRYIGIVIDSPTADELFKAMLEFIHKLDYFAKYSELRRKLVIESLNCDLISMKYINVYFKLLKNLKRSGA, from the coding sequence ATGATATCCCAGTATGGTATTTTTCCAATTAGAATAGGGGGCGTTGAAAAATTTACATATAATATACTCAGTAGAATATGTCAGGATAAGCGTTTTGAATGCATTTTAGTTATTCCCAAAGAAGAAAGGATAAACCAGGATATCTTAAGAGCAAGCTTGAGAAGGTATAACATACTAGTGCTGCCTGTAAAGACCATACCATATAGGTTATTTAAACTTCTACCAGCATATATTTTATATTTAATATCAATACCGGTATGGACTATAATAATAGTAAAAAGCTTGGTGAAATTTAAGCCTCATATAATTCATATTCATAATATAACAGATGTCGCTATAGCTGCTATGTTAGTTAAATTATTAATGAAATTAATCGGATATAGTGAAATTCCATTGTTTATAACAACTGCTCATGGAAGGGATCTTGTTATGTGGCTTATAAAAAGGAGAACCTTTACATCTCTCTTAAATGAAGTAGTGCAACGTTTATGTAGTAATATCTTGGATTATTTGGTGTTCACAAATCCATTAACCTTTATATATGCGAAAAAATGGAACATTGCAGAGAAAGCATCCATTATACCTCCTTGTGTAGCAATAGATGCCAATGTCCATAAGGTCAAGGAAATAGATCGTAGAGATGTCTTACATAAGAAGTCATTGATATTTCTTTGTGTTTCCAGGATAGATAAAGAAAAAAACATCGACAATTTGCTATTTGCTTTCTCTAAACTTATCAAATATTTGAGATACGAATCAAAAACATTTACATATACACATCCGAAGAATATAAAACTGATCATTGCAGGTAGTGGACCTTTGCTACGTGATATGAAAGAATTAGCCTTGAAATTAGGTCTAATAGAAAATGTCATATTTTGGGGCAATGTCTCCGAGCAAATGCTTGAATTTCTTTACAAAACAGCTGATTGTGTAGTTATACCATCTGCTTATGAGGGGTTCTCGATGACATTAGTAGAGGCGCTTGCTTATGGTGTTCCTATTATTGCTTATAGGTACTTACCTGCTGTAGTTATGATCTCCCAGGATTTTCGCAGATATATTGGGATAGTTATAGATTCTCCAACTGCAGATGAGCTTTTCAAAGCCATGTTAGAGTTTATTCATAAACTAGATTATTTCGCCAAGTATTCAGAATTGCGGAGAAAATTAGTTATAGAATCACTAAATTGTGATTTAATTTCGATGAAGTATATAAACGTATACTTTAAACTCCTGAAGAATTTGAAAAGAAGTGGGGCTTGA
- a CDS encoding ATP-binding protein, producing MTPAVKGQVEIVVASGKGGVGKSTIAASLAVLLAEKGYPLIAADADAEAPNLHLALGVEEWDQVEDYHEGRVAYITRELCTDCGVCREVCPFGAVEVVGGHYTINPYICEGCITCSMACPVKAIRYKFNLKAGVLRVKKETRYGFPIVSSEVAPGKPNSGKLVTEVKNKAKALAGGRDAVILIDAAAGIGCQVISSLTGAHIAVLVAEPTPASFSDLERIHKLTKHFNIAPMLVVNKYDLNPEYTSILYEYAKRSNMPIAGVIPFDESVARALVEEKPLVKAYPESPAAKAVGEIAEYIAGEVLSDWRSWWRRYKPEKPEPYVPILVKPGKELKP from the coding sequence ATGACGCCTGCAGTTAAAGGACAAGTTGAAATAGTTGTAGCAAGCGGTAAAGGTGGTGTAGGCAAGTCAACAATAGCAGCAAGCCTTGCAGTCCTCCTCGCTGAGAAAGGCTACCCGTTGATAGCAGCAGATGCTGATGCTGAAGCACCAAACCTCCACCTAGCTCTCGGAGTAGAAGAATGGGACCAAGTAGAAGACTACCATGAGGGGCGTGTAGCCTACATTACTAGAGAACTCTGTACTGACTGCGGGGTGTGCAGAGAGGTCTGCCCCTTCGGTGCAGTGGAAGTTGTCGGCGGCCACTACACGATAAACCCGTACATATGCGAGGGCTGTATAACCTGCAGCATGGCTTGCCCAGTGAAGGCGATACGCTACAAGTTCAACTTGAAGGCTGGAGTACTAAGAGTGAAGAAGGAGACGAGGTACGGGTTCCCCATAGTCTCATCCGAGGTTGCTCCAGGAAAGCCTAACTCAGGTAAGCTTGTGACAGAAGTAAAGAATAAAGCTAAAGCTCTAGCAGGTGGGAGAGATGCAGTAATACTAATAGATGCTGCAGCAGGAATAGGATGCCAGGTTATCTCGAGTCTAACCGGCGCTCACATAGCAGTACTAGTAGCTGAGCCTACTCCAGCCAGCTTCAGCGACCTCGAGAGAATACATAAGCTGACAAAACACTTCAATATAGCGCCAATGCTAGTAGTAAACAAGTACGATTTAAACCCAGAATACACCTCTATACTCTACGAGTACGCTAAACGCAGCAACATGCCTATTGCAGGCGTAATACCATTCGATGAGAGTGTTGCAAGAGCCCTCGTAGAAGAAAAACCCCTCGTTAAAGCATACCCGGAGTCCCCGGCTGCTAAAGCAGTAGGAGAGATAGCCGAGTATATCGCTGGAGAAGTTTTAAGCGACTGGAGAAGCTGGTGGAGGCGTTATAAGCCTGAGAAGCCAGAGCCCTACGTACCCATCCTAGTTAAGCCGGGTAAAGAATTAAAGCCTTGA
- a CDS encoding glycosyltransferase family 4 protein translates to MESAMKILHVSTNYYPVVGGLERAVQYLAEEQAKLSHEVIVVTSNVNVNDRPREEFLNGIKIVRLNSIKFLYNDLTIPLEKPPLGDADIVHIHSQNSLFNIVLARYAKKKGKPIVMDFLALNYLQEHVNTLIRILGGRYQKWVQKKAVKLADYAITLNERDRKILREEYGLESEVVPHGIHEEYLEKPKDEQLFRNKYYIDSENVISYIGRVDESKGVDILIRAIPLISRKIEDFMVVIVGKPSNSRYRKKVEDLIKKLGLEDRVKLIGYISEGEKISLLDSSKVFVFPTRHAGEAYPLVVDEAYARGAPIIATRIGALPYRVKHMETGILVPPNDPPALANALLTLLTNDNLYEEFRRNIMEVKRKLLTWSEVARKLCSIYSILKVKIQ, encoded by the coding sequence ATGGAGTCGGCAATGAAGATTCTCCACGTATCCACTAATTACTATCCGGTTGTAGGTGGCCTGGAAAGAGCCGTACAATATCTAGCTGAAGAACAAGCCAAACTGAGCCACGAAGTCATAGTGGTGACCTCAAATGTCAATGTAAACGATAGACCTAGAGAAGAATTCCTTAATGGAATAAAGATCGTTAGATTGAATTCTATTAAGTTTTTATATAATGATTTAACGATACCTTTAGAGAAGCCACCTTTAGGGGATGCTGACATAGTCCACATACACAGTCAGAACTCTCTATTCAACATAGTCTTAGCGAGATATGCTAAAAAGAAGGGGAAGCCCATTGTTATGGATTTCTTAGCACTTAACTACCTACAAGAACACGTGAACACCTTGATAAGGATACTTGGGGGAAGATATCAGAAGTGGGTTCAGAAGAAAGCAGTAAAGCTAGCAGACTACGCTATCACGTTGAATGAAAGAGACAGGAAAATATTGAGAGAAGAATATGGGCTTGAATCCGAGGTTGTACCGCACGGTATACATGAGGAGTACCTTGAGAAGCCAAAAGATGAACAGCTATTTAGAAATAAATATTATATTGATAGTGAAAACGTTATCTCGTATATTGGGAGGGTGGACGAGTCAAAAGGAGTAGATATTTTAATAAGAGCGATCCCTCTGATTTCACGTAAAATTGAAGACTTTATGGTGGTTATAGTCGGGAAGCCATCTAATAGCCGCTATAGAAAGAAGGTAGAGGATCTTATCAAGAAATTAGGCTTAGAAGACAGAGTTAAACTGATAGGTTACATTAGCGAGGGGGAGAAGATATCACTCCTGGATTCCTCGAAAGTGTTTGTCTTCCCCACGAGGCATGCTGGCGAAGCGTACCCCTTAGTAGTAGATGAAGCGTACGCTAGAGGTGCCCCGATCATAGCTACGAGGATCGGCGCCCTACCCTACAGAGTAAAGCATATGGAGACGGGCATCCTGGTACCGCCTAATGATCCGCCGGCACTGGCTAATGCACTCTTAACCCTGCTAACTAATGATAATTTATATGAAGAGTTCCGCAGGAACATCATGGAAGTCAAGAGAAAGCTCTTAACTTGGAGCGAGGTAGCCAGAAAACTATGTTCAATATATTCTATTCTCAAGGTTAAAATACAATGA